One Alkaliphilus sp. B6464 genomic window carries:
- a CDS encoding NAD(P)-binding protein, which yields MPNIRMNINGTEVIGYKGQTILEVAKANNIEIPTLCYDERVKIYGSCGLCVVEVEGTPKLLRACATEAAEGMIVATNTERVKGSRKIALELLLSDHVGDCRPPCVLACPAGTDCQGYVGLIANGQYKEAVELIKEKLPLPASIGRVCPHPCETACRRQTLDDPISIAWLKSFVADIDLKDPNVFMPEMKPSTGKKVAIIGGGPSGLTAAYYLAKEGHKPVIYEAMPELGGMLRYGIPQYRLPKEVLNKEIDIIKKMGVEMLTNIKIGKDIDLTHLRENYDGVYVAIGAWNSTKLNCAGEDLQGVIGGIDFLSKFAVNEPIKIGERVAVVGGGNTAMDACRTAIRLGAKEVYNIYRRTKDEMPAEAVEIEEAEEEGVNFKFLVNPIEIIGENGKVSKVRLQKMKLGEPDERGRRRPIPIEGEEDIIEVDSVIAAIGQQVDIKGFEDISLTRWGTIYADENSFLTNLPGVFAGGDATNKGPDIAITAIGEGKKAADVICKYLEGRVIPYENSFYVTRDNVPEEEFAHIKREYRPKMSHLAPEVRKKNFGEIVAGYTEEDAKRDAMRCLECGCHDVFECKLLEYSNEYKVEPQRLSGEMHYRQEDDGHPFIIRNSDKCILCGLCVRVCDEVVGATALGLLNRGFDTIVQPAFDLPLKDTDCVSCGQCISVCPTGALQERLTIEKSVPLVTKTTHTVCSHCSVGCNMDLNTKGDLLVRALPRKENPLDDELLCAKGRFGFDVTQAGKRITKPLIRKEGKLEEVTWDEALLYTAKKAQSLGLLYGSNSLGVSVSDRYTNEEIYLISKFGKDVLKTQNIGSFNNTVSGLKDVLGYDASTNTFDELTGAETIVLVGSNIMKNHPIAGFKIKKAIERGAKLIVINPEKTKIDSMAHIKVNPSNSTLFLKEILNALINGGFAPKANSCQGFEELKESLSNVQISPQAADIAQIYGKSKRAIILFEQKNITSDAAALLANMAVLSGHIGKPRSGIIQLKQNNNSQGLKDMGVYKDYKELEKSIDNKDIRGLLVFGEDIPNIDLNNLDFLMVQDTHITDTADKADVVLPAVSFAESSGTYTNTERRIQRLNRAIKPLAEYENWQVIVKLANTLNKDFEYYSPAEILKEIEMTKPEYFGLNKVEGKDAFWPINGSRVLYENGFNFTDGKARLKVVEDGKLFVNNVNTNNLTNAFAEYLEKERLI from the coding sequence ATGCCTAATATTAGGATGAATATAAATGGTACCGAAGTAATTGGATATAAGGGACAGACTATTTTAGAAGTAGCAAAAGCTAACAACATTGAAATTCCCACACTTTGTTATGATGAAAGAGTTAAGATATATGGTTCCTGCGGGCTTTGTGTTGTTGAAGTAGAAGGAACACCCAAGCTTTTAAGAGCCTGTGCTACAGAAGCTGCTGAGGGTATGATAGTTGCTACTAATACTGAAAGAGTTAAGGGTTCAAGGAAGATTGCCTTAGAATTACTTTTATCAGATCATGTTGGAGATTGTAGACCACCTTGCGTTTTAGCCTGTCCAGCAGGTACAGATTGTCAAGGTTATGTAGGACTTATTGCCAATGGACAATATAAAGAGGCAGTAGAATTAATAAAGGAAAAACTACCATTACCAGCTAGTATTGGTAGAGTTTGTCCTCATCCTTGCGAAACTGCCTGTAGAAGACAAACCTTAGATGATCCAATTTCAATCGCTTGGTTAAAGAGCTTTGTAGCCGACATTGATCTAAAAGATCCCAATGTATTTATGCCAGAAATGAAACCATCTACAGGTAAGAAGGTAGCTATTATCGGTGGAGGGCCAAGTGGACTTACTGCTGCTTACTATTTAGCTAAAGAAGGACATAAGCCAGTTATATACGAGGCAATGCCAGAACTTGGTGGTATGCTAAGATACGGTATTCCACAATATAGATTACCAAAGGAAGTCTTAAATAAGGAAATTGATATTATTAAAAAAATGGGAGTAGAAATGCTAACCAATATTAAAATTGGTAAAGACATAGACCTAACTCATTTAAGAGAAAATTACGATGGGGTATATGTTGCAATAGGTGCATGGAACAGTACAAAGCTTAACTGTGCTGGAGAAGACCTACAAGGAGTTATTGGAGGAATAGACTTTTTAAGTAAATTTGCAGTTAATGAGCCTATTAAAATAGGTGAAAGGGTGGCAGTAGTTGGTGGTGGAAATACAGCTATGGACGCTTGTAGAACAGCCATTAGATTAGGGGCAAAAGAAGTCTATAACATATATAGAAGAACAAAGGATGAGATGCCTGCAGAAGCGGTAGAAATAGAAGAAGCAGAAGAAGAGGGAGTTAACTTCAAGTTTTTAGTTAATCCTATCGAAATAATAGGAGAAAATGGAAAAGTGTCTAAAGTAAGACTTCAAAAAATGAAGTTAGGTGAGCCAGATGAAAGAGGAAGAAGAAGACCGATTCCAATAGAAGGTGAAGAAGATATAATCGAAGTAGATTCTGTTATAGCTGCAATAGGCCAACAGGTAGATATAAAAGGTTTCGAAGATATTTCATTGACTAGATGGGGAACTATTTATGCCGATGAAAACTCATTCCTTACAAATTTGCCTGGAGTATTTGCAGGAGGAGATGCTACTAATAAAGGTCCTGATATTGCTATTACTGCAATTGGAGAAGGAAAGAAAGCGGCGGATGTAATTTGTAAATATTTAGAGGGCAGGGTTATTCCGTATGAAAATTCTTTCTATGTGACTAGAGATAATGTACCAGAAGAAGAATTTGCTCATATAAAAAGAGAATATAGACCTAAAATGTCTCATTTAGCGCCAGAGGTAAGAAAGAAAAACTTTGGGGAAATCGTTGCAGGATATACAGAAGAAGATGCTAAAAGAGATGCTATGCGTTGTTTAGAGTGTGGTTGCCATGATGTATTCGAATGTAAGCTATTAGAATACTCTAATGAATACAAAGTAGAACCACAAAGATTATCCGGAGAAATGCACTATCGTCAAGAGGATGATGGGCATCCGTTCATCATTAGAAATTCTGATAAATGTATTTTATGTGGACTTTGTGTTAGGGTTTGCGATGAAGTTGTAGGTGCTACTGCTCTTGGACTCTTAAATAGAGGCTTCGATACTATAGTTCAACCAGCTTTTGATCTGCCTTTAAAGGATACAGACTGTGTAAGTTGTGGACAGTGTATAAGTGTATGTCCTACTGGAGCCTTGCAAGAAAGATTAACTATAGAAAAATCTGTACCTCTTGTTACTAAAACAACTCATACGGTTTGTTCACATTGTAGTGTGGGTTGTAATATGGATTTAAATACTAAAGGAGATCTATTAGTTAGGGCATTACCTAGAAAAGAGAATCCTTTAGACGATGAGCTTCTTTGTGCGAAGGGACGTTTTGGTTTTGATGTAACTCAAGCTGGAAAGAGGATAACCAAGCCATTAATTAGAAAAGAAGGAAAGTTAGAAGAAGTAACCTGGGATGAAGCTCTACTGTATACAGCTAAAAAGGCACAAAGCTTAGGTCTTTTATATGGTAGCAATTCTTTAGGTGTTTCCGTTTCAGATAGATATACAAACGAAGAAATTTATTTAATATCTAAGTTTGGTAAAGATGTATTAAAAACTCAAAACATAGGTTCTTTTAATAATACTGTGAGTGGACTTAAAGATGTTTTAGGTTACGATGCATCTACTAACACATTTGATGAGTTAACTGGAGCAGAGACCATTGTTCTTGTTGGATCCAACATTATGAAAAATCATCCTATAGCAGGATTTAAGATTAAAAAAGCTATAGAGCGAGGAGCTAAATTAATAGTAATAAATCCTGAAAAAACTAAGATAGACAGTATGGCTCATATTAAGGTGAATCCTTCTAATAGCACACTATTTTTAAAGGAAATCTTAAATGCTCTTATTAATGGCGGTTTTGCACCTAAGGCTAATAGCTGTCAAGGATTTGAGGAACTAAAGGAAAGTTTATCAAATGTTCAAATTAGTCCTCAAGCCGCTGATATTGCACAAATATATGGAAAATCTAAAAGGGCTATAATCTTATTTGAGCAGAAGAATATTACCTCTGATGCTGCAGCGCTTTTAGCGAATATGGCAGTTTTAAGTGGACATATTGGCAAACCACGTAGTGGTATTATTCAATTAAAGCAAAACAATAATAGTCAAGGGCTTAAAGACATGGGCGTTTATAAAGACTATAAAGAGTTAGAGAAATCTATAGACAATAAAGATATTAGAGGTTTATTAGTATTTGGCGAAGATATACCTAATATTGACCTTAATAACTTAGATTTTCTAATGGTTCAAGATACCCATATTACAGATACAGCTGACAAGGCAGATGTAGTTTTACCTGCTGTAAGCTTTGCGGAATCCAGCGGAACCTACACTAATACTGAGAGAAGAATACAAAGATTAAATAGAGCCATTAAGCCACTTGCTGAATATGAAAATTGGCAGGTAATTGTAAAACTTGCAAACACATTAAATAAAGATTTTGAGTATTATAGTCCAGCTGAAATATTAAAAGAGATAGAAATGACGAAACCAGAATATTTTGGACTAAACAAAGTAGAGGGTAAAGATGCATTCTGGCCGATAAATGGTAGTAGAGTATTGTATGAAAATGGATTTAATTTTACAGATGGTAAGGCAAGACTTAAAGTTGTAGAGGATGGTAAGTTATTTGTAAATAATGTAAACACAAATAATTTAACAAATGCCTTTGCGGAGTATTTAGAAAAGGAAAGACTTATATAG
- a CDS encoding Veg family protein, producing the protein MAIKTPLDGRNQLQEIRKNIEGYVGQKIVLKANKGRKKTTVREGILENTYPNIFIVRIDGKFDDNVRRVSYSYSDILTETVEITVCSDNKSIKVS; encoded by the coding sequence TTGGCAATCAAAACTCCACTTGATGGAAGAAATCAATTACAAGAGATTAGAAAGAACATTGAAGGATATGTTGGACAAAAAATTGTTCTTAAGGCTAATAAAGGAAGAAAGAAAACTACTGTTCGAGAAGGAATCTTAGAGAACACATATCCTAATATCTTTATCGTAAGAATTGATGGAAAGTTTGATGACAATGTTAGAAGAGTTTCCTACAGTTATTCTGATATTCTTACAGAGACAGTTGAAATCACCGTGTGTAGTGACAACAAGAGTATTAAAGTTAGTTAA
- the nhaC gene encoding Na+/H+ antiporter NhaC, translating into MKTKKEATLVHAFIPIIVLVASLFIAITKFEADPHIPIIVAIVVAAGIAIFSLGYKWNEIEKGSIETIQMAMQAILILMIIGTVIGVWILSGTVPTMIYYGLKILSPGIFLVATAIICAIVSLATGSSWTTAGTVGIALMGVGQGLGIPMEIVAGAIVSGAYFGDKMSPLSDTTNLAPAMAGATLFEHIQHMLYTTLPSFIIALILYGIIGIKYAGQVLDTANIDIILNGISSNFNISPLLLLPPVIVIILVVLKIPALPGLIAGTTIGGIFAAIFQGSNIGDIINAAHYGFEIESGVEMVDELLNRGGLDSMMWTVSLILLAMTFGGIMEKTGMLQAIGNTILKFANNTGSLITATILTSIAVNFLAADQYLSIVIPGRMYKDVYDERGIHPKVLSRTLEDAGTLTSALIPWNTCGAFMHSALLVSPFAFAPFAFLNIINPIIAIIYGYTGFSITKIDNNKKNGSKQIKPI; encoded by the coding sequence ATGAAAACCAAAAAAGAAGCTACGCTTGTTCATGCTTTTATCCCTATTATTGTATTGGTAGCATCATTATTTATAGCAATTACAAAGTTTGAAGCGGATCCTCATATTCCTATAATTGTTGCTATTGTAGTAGCTGCTGGAATAGCTATATTCTCATTAGGATATAAATGGAATGAGATAGAAAAGGGATCAATTGAAACTATTCAAATGGCAATGCAAGCTATATTAATATTAATGATAATAGGTACTGTAATTGGAGTTTGGATTTTAAGTGGCACAGTTCCTACAATGATTTATTACGGATTAAAGATCTTATCACCTGGAATATTCTTAGTGGCTACAGCAATCATATGTGCCATAGTTTCTCTAGCTACAGGTAGTTCTTGGACTACAGCTGGTACTGTAGGTATAGCACTTATGGGAGTTGGTCAAGGATTAGGCATACCTATGGAAATAGTGGCCGGTGCAATTGTTTCAGGTGCATACTTCGGAGATAAGATGTCACCCCTTTCAGATACTACAAATCTAGCACCTGCAATGGCAGGAGCCACACTATTTGAGCATATACAGCATATGCTTTATACTACTCTTCCTAGCTTTATAATAGCACTAATTTTATATGGTATTATAGGTATCAAATATGCAGGGCAAGTACTAGATACAGCTAATATTGATATCATTTTAAATGGTATATCGAGCAACTTTAATATTTCACCTTTACTTCTACTTCCACCAGTTATAGTTATTATTTTAGTAGTACTTAAAATTCCTGCACTACCAGGCTTAATTGCAGGTACTACAATTGGTGGTATATTTGCCGCAATATTCCAGGGATCTAACATTGGAGACATTATAAATGCTGCTCACTATGGTTTCGAAATTGAGAGTGGTGTTGAAATGGTTGATGAGCTTTTAAACCGTGGTGGATTAGACTCTATGATGTGGACAGTTTCACTAATTTTATTAGCTATGACATTTGGCGGTATTATGGAAAAAACCGGAATGCTTCAAGCTATTGGCAATACTATTTTAAAATTTGCCAACAATACAGGGTCATTAATTACAGCTACCATTCTAACTAGTATAGCAGTTAACTTCCTTGCTGCAGACCAGTATCTATCAATAGTAATACCTGGTAGAATGTACAAAGATGTTTATGATGAAAGAGGAATTCATCCTAAAGTATTATCAAGAACCCTAGAGGATGCGGGTACTTTAACATCAGCATTAATACCTTGGAACACATGTGGAGCATTTATGCACAGTGCTCTATTGGTTTCACCATTTGCATTTGCACCATTTGCTTTCTTAAATATAATTAATCCTATTATTGCTATAATTTATGGATATACAGGATTTAGTATTACCAAGATAGATAATAATAAAAAAAACGGCAGTAAGCAAATAAAGCCTATTTAA
- a CDS encoding N-acetylmuramoyl-L-alanine amidase, producing the protein MYDESREVYINIYDKKSDKIVMNELEELVKQLVAWSIPLNFHIEALKCQSIIMRTKLVRQMRAYGGCGVNQQKEADILMENFVGAIPLEQYKEIWGRDYEDYVKKIETAVMETKGSVLLFNNKPIDARAHLVCGGSTENSENVEGNVVQYLRKVLCNHCQNSPYSLNYKDIPIEEVENKLGVKLTNDEVLKDTTIDNIIDDVLRDEQNRVTKIKIGGKEFKGKEVMDILNINSTRFGWRPQIMRFFTIGKGDGLGLCQYGANNMACEGSSAEEILKYYYTGIEIKKIQNPCINMPLKGKLVVIDPAHGGEDSDDHVGSQGLREKDVNLSIALHLEKELQSLGAEVYLTRREDIVVHLNDRAQMANNTAPHFFISIHQNYFNHPSKSGTEIYYFRGDTVAKELAREIMTALTEEIETLDKGIKPADFFLLREVIVSSIHVEVAYISNFVEEKMLMDDNFRKRAAKSIAKGFVNFYRYV; encoded by the coding sequence TTGTATGATGAAAGTAGAGAAGTTTATATAAATATATATGATAAAAAATCTGACAAAATAGTGATGAATGAACTGGAGGAACTGGTGAAACAGTTAGTGGCATGGAGTATTCCACTAAACTTTCATATAGAGGCGTTAAAGTGTCAAAGCATTATTATGAGAACTAAGTTAGTTAGACAGATGAGAGCCTATGGAGGATGTGGTGTAAATCAGCAGAAGGAAGCAGATATTTTAATGGAGAATTTTGTAGGAGCTATACCACTAGAGCAGTATAAAGAAATATGGGGGAGAGATTACGAAGATTATGTTAAAAAGATAGAAACAGCTGTAATGGAGACTAAGGGATCTGTTTTACTATTTAATAATAAGCCGATTGATGCGAGGGCTCATCTAGTATGTGGAGGATCTACAGAAAATAGTGAAAATGTTGAGGGCAATGTTGTTCAGTATTTAAGAAAAGTACTTTGCAATCATTGTCAAAACAGCCCGTATTCTTTAAACTACAAGGATATTCCTATAGAAGAGGTAGAAAACAAGTTAGGAGTAAAGCTAACTAATGATGAGGTTTTGAAGGATACTACCATCGATAATATTATTGATGATGTTCTTAGAGATGAGCAAAATAGAGTAACAAAAATAAAAATTGGTGGTAAAGAGTTTAAAGGAAAAGAAGTAATGGATATTTTGAATATAAATTCAACTAGATTTGGATGGAGACCACAAATAATGCGCTTTTTTACGATAGGTAAGGGCGATGGTTTAGGTCTTTGTCAGTATGGTGCAAATAATATGGCCTGTGAGGGTAGTTCTGCAGAAGAAATTTTAAAATATTATTATACAGGGATTGAAATTAAAAAAATACAAAATCCATGTATAAATATGCCCTTAAAAGGGAAACTAGTAGTGATTGATCCTGCCCATGGTGGTGAAGATAGTGATGATCATGTTGGAAGCCAAGGATTAAGAGAAAAAGATGTTAACTTATCTATTGCTTTACACTTAGAAAAGGAACTTCAAAGTTTAGGCGCAGAGGTTTATTTAACTAGACGAGAAGATATTGTTGTACATTTAAATGATAGAGCTCAAATGGCTAATAATACTGCACCTCATTTCTTTATTAGCATTCATCAAAATTATTTTAATCATCCTTCCAAATCTGGAACAGAAATTTATTATTTCCGAGGAGATACAGTTGCTAAAGAACTTGCAAGAGAAATAATGACTGCATTGACAGAGGAGATTGAGACCCTGGATAAAGGTATAAAGCCAGCTGACTTTTTTCTATTAAGGGAAGTAATTGTTAGTTCTATCCATGTGGAAGTAGCCTACATTTCTAATTTTGTAGAAGAAAAGATGTTAATGGATGATAACTTTAGAAAGAGAGCTGCTAAATCCATCGCAAAGGGATTTGTTAATTTTTATAGATATGTTTAG
- a CDS encoding NADH-quinone oxidoreductase subunit NuoF, with product MKIIVGQGSCGIAAGANKVYDAIAEEIKDMNIDVELTTTGCIGMCYLEPIVDFIDDDGEKTVFVKVDAKMAKEIVNGIVQNNENSNEYLIDEIDIGILSKQKRVALKNCGVINPESIDEYIASGGYKALKKCLESMTPEDVIEEIKIAGLKGRGGAGFPTWFKWNAAKQSQGNVKYVVCNADEGDPGAFMDRSILEGDPHNLIEGMIINGYAIGASEGIVYVRAEYPLAIKRLNNAIEQARIRGYLGKNIFGLDKFDFDLRIKAGAGAFVCGEETALIESLQGERGMPRLKPPFPAQKGYWDKPTNINNVETFANVPWILANGGSAFSSMGAENSKGTKVFALTGKINKGGLVEVPMGIPLREVIFDIGGGIIDNKQFKAVQMGGPSGGCIPANLLDTSVDYESISRVGAIMGSGGMVVMDETTCMVDMARFFLDFTRKESCGKCIHCRIGTKRMLEILTRICEGEGQEGDIELLEDLGEKIKEGSLCGLGQSAPNPVLSTIRYFRDEYERHINDKKCPAKQCTNLLEYMILDDKCIGCGLCKRNCPVNAIAGERKEAHRINQEICIKCGKCYEACKFSAVTVD from the coding sequence ATGAAAATTATTGTGGGGCAAGGTAGCTGTGGGATAGCTGCCGGTGCTAATAAAGTATATGATGCCATAGCAGAAGAAATAAAAGATATGAATATAGATGTGGAGTTAACTACTACTGGCTGCATAGGAATGTGTTATTTAGAACCAATTGTAGATTTTATTGATGATGATGGAGAAAAAACAGTTTTTGTAAAAGTTGATGCTAAAATGGCTAAGGAAATTGTTAATGGTATAGTTCAGAATAACGAGAACTCCAATGAGTATTTAATAGATGAGATTGATATAGGTATTCTATCTAAACAAAAACGTGTGGCTTTAAAAAACTGTGGAGTAATCAATCCAGAAAGTATTGATGAATATATAGCTTCTGGTGGGTATAAGGCTCTTAAAAAGTGTCTTGAAAGTATGACCCCGGAAGATGTTATAGAAGAGATTAAAATTGCAGGGTTAAAGGGAAGAGGAGGAGCAGGTTTTCCAACATGGTTTAAGTGGAATGCAGCGAAGCAATCTCAAGGCAATGTTAAATACGTGGTATGTAATGCAGATGAAGGTGATCCAGGTGCCTTTATGGATAGAAGTATACTAGAAGGTGATCCTCATAATTTAATAGAAGGAATGATAATAAACGGATATGCAATAGGGGCTTCGGAGGGAATTGTTTATGTAAGAGCCGAGTATCCATTGGCTATAAAACGACTAAATAATGCAATAGAACAAGCTAGAATTAGAGGTTATTTGGGCAAAAATATTTTTGGATTAGATAAATTTGATTTTGATTTAAGAATTAAGGCAGGTGCAGGGGCATTTGTATGTGGGGAGGAAACAGCACTTATTGAGTCTCTACAGGGTGAGAGAGGTATGCCTAGATTAAAGCCTCCGTTCCCAGCACAAAAAGGCTATTGGGATAAGCCTACTAATATTAATAATGTTGAAACCTTTGCAAATGTACCGTGGATATTAGCAAACGGTGGAAGTGCCTTTTCTTCTATGGGTGCAGAAAATAGTAAAGGGACAAAAGTTTTCGCCCTAACTGGCAAGATTAATAAAGGTGGACTAGTCGAAGTTCCTATGGGGATACCTCTAAGGGAAGTAATATTTGATATAGGTGGAGGAATTATCGACAATAAGCAGTTTAAGGCAGTACAAATGGGCGGGCCATCTGGAGGATGTATACCTGCTAATCTTTTAGATACATCAGTGGATTATGAGTCTATTTCTAGGGTAGGAGCCATTATGGGTTCTGGTGGTATGGTTGTTATGGATGAAACAACCTGTATGGTAGATATGGCAAGATTTTTCCTAGACTTTACTCGTAAAGAATCCTGTGGAAAGTGTATTCACTGCAGAATAGGTACAAAAAGGATGCTAGAGATATTAACCAGAATTTGTGAGGGTGAAGGACAAGAAGGAGACATCGAACTTTTAGAAGACCTAGGAGAAAAAATAAAGGAAGGCTCCTTATGTGGACTAGGTCAATCAGCACCAAATCCAGTACTAAGCACTATTAGGTACTTTAGAGATGAATATGAGCGTCACATTAATGATAAGAAGTGTCCTGCTAAGCAATGTACTAATTTATTAGAATATATGATTTTAGATGATAAATGTATTGGATGTGGTCTTTGTAAACGAAACTGCCCTGTCAATGCTATTGCAGGAGAACGTAAAGAAGCTCATAGAATTAACCAAGAAATATGTATTAAGTGTGGTAAGTGTTATGAGGCTTGCAAGTTTAGTGCAGTGACAGTTGACTAA
- the nuoE gene encoding NADH-quinone oxidoreductase subunit NuoE, translating into MACCEGKKDYKSTANVTVRDEGKLASILSKYEGKKGSLISILQDVQEYYNYLPIDALDYIAKETGIKPAKIHGVATFYTQFRLKPVGENLIMLCQGTACHVNGSKTIEEAINEELKIKDGETTEDNLFTLINVACLGCCSLSPVMMINDETYGKLTPEKTKSIIREIKDKQQIKGA; encoded by the coding sequence ATGGCTTGTTGTGAAGGAAAAAAGGATTATAAGAGCACAGCAAATGTTACAGTACGGGATGAGGGCAAGCTGGCATCAATTCTTAGTAAGTATGAGGGAAAAAAAGGGAGCCTTATTAGCATTTTACAAGATGTTCAGGAGTACTATAACTATTTACCAATAGATGCTCTAGACTATATAGCTAAGGAGACTGGTATTAAGCCTGCTAAGATACATGGCGTTGCTACATTCTATACTCAATTTCGATTAAAACCAGTAGGTGAAAATTTAATAATGCTTTGTCAAGGTACTGCCTGTCATGTAAATGGATCTAAGACTATTGAGGAAGCAATTAATGAGGAATTAAAAATAAAAGACGGAGAAACAACGGAAGATAACTTATTCACTTTAATAAATGTAGCCTGCCTAGGTTGTTGTAGCCTATCACCAGTAATGATGATAAATGATGAAACATATGGTAAATTAACACCAGAAAAAACAAAGAGCATTATTAGGGAAATTAAGGATAAACAACAAATAAAGGGGGCTTAA
- a CDS encoding leucyl aminopeptidase: MKVQVIKDQIKDVMTDAIIIGIYEGVKSLSSALHSIDEQLGGIISEMISNESFKGKEGETLLVHSLGKVPAKKILLLGLGQEENLKEDTIRRLVAKAVKEVEKVKAATVAIMPIGLDRNIAAEVVGQCIMEGAMLALYKFNKYKTTDKSGPEVGIKEVYILNEDVSTNERLERGIGVGEKLANGTIIARDLVNEPSNVLTPTAMSNKAIEIANKHGLEVSILEKEDMEKLGMGSFLGVTKGSEEPPKLIAIKYFGNKNNDEIIGLVGKGLTFDSGGISLKPGAGMDEMKNDMGGGASVLGAMDVIGALKPKVNVIGIVGACENMPSGKAYKPGDILTSMDGKTIEVLNTDAEGRLVLIDCITYAIQQGATKLVDIATLTGACIVALGNITTALISNNDDFVKQVEKAAENAGERVWQLPSFPEYKELIKSDIADLKNVGVRGAGTITAGLFLGEFVGDRPWVHMDIAGTVMTSSDKGYNVKGATGVAVRTLYHLVKSMEK; encoded by the coding sequence ATGAAGGTGCAGGTAATTAAAGATCAAATTAAAGATGTTATGACTGATGCAATAATCATTGGTATTTATGAAGGTGTAAAAAGCTTAAGTAGTGCATTACATAGCATTGATGAGCAATTAGGTGGTATTATTTCAGAAATGATCAGCAATGAGTCATTTAAAGGAAAAGAGGGAGAAACCTTATTAGTACATAGTCTTGGTAAGGTTCCAGCTAAAAAAATACTATTATTAGGACTTGGACAGGAAGAAAACCTTAAGGAAGATACTATACGTAGATTAGTGGCTAAGGCAGTTAAGGAAGTAGAAAAAGTTAAGGCAGCGACAGTTGCAATTATGCCTATAGGTTTAGATAGAAATATTGCTGCTGAGGTGGTTGGACAGTGCATTATGGAAGGGGCAATGTTAGCATTATATAAATTTAATAAATATAAAACAACTGATAAAAGCGGACCAGAAGTGGGTATAAAAGAAGTATACATACTAAATGAAGATGTATCAACAAATGAACGACTAGAAAGAGGAATTGGAGTAGGAGAAAAACTAGCAAATGGTACTATTATAGCCAGAGATCTTGTTAATGAACCAAGTAATGTATTAACACCGACAGCAATGTCTAATAAAGCTATTGAAATTGCAAATAAACATGGTCTTGAAGTTAGCATTCTAGAAAAAGAAGATATGGAAAAGTTAGGAATGGGAAGCTTCTTAGGAGTAACTAAAGGAAGTGAAGAGCCACCTAAATTAATAGCTATAAAATATTTTGGTAACAAAAATAATGATGAAATCATAGGATTAGTAGGAAAAGGATTAACTTTTGACTCTGGTGGAATATCCTTAAAGCCAGGTGCAGGAATGGATGAAATGAAGAATGATATGGGCGGAGGTGCGTCTGTATTAGGTGCGATGGATGTAATCGGAGCTCTTAAGCCAAAAGTTAATGTTATTGGTATAGTAGGTGCTTGTGAGAATATGCCGTCGGGTAAAGCCTACAAGCCAGGAGATATTCTAACTTCTATGGATGGAAAAACAATAGAAGTATTGAATACTGATGCAGAAGGTCGACTAGTTCTTATTGACTGTATTACATATGCCATACAGCAAGGAGCTACAAAATTAGTAGATATAGCTACATTAACAGGAGCTTGTATTGTTGCTCTAGGTAATATAACAACGGCTTTAATTTCCAATAATGATGATTTTGTAAAACAGGTAGAGAAAGCAGCTGAAAATGCAGGTGAAAGGGTATGGCAATTACCTTCATTTCCAGAGTATAAGGAATTAATTAAAAGTGATATAGCGGACCTTAAAAATGTTGGAGTTAGAGGAGCAGGTACGATTACAGCAGGATTATTCCTAGGAGAATTTGTGGGAGATCGTCCTTGGGTGCATATGGATATTGCTGGTACAGTTATGACATCTAGTGATAAAGGCTACAATGTTAAAGGTGCAACTGGTGTAGCTGTAAGAACACTTTATCATTTGGTAAAATCTATGGAAAAGTAA